Proteins encoded together in one Mesotoga sp. UBA6090 window:
- the pheS gene encoding phenylalanine--tRNA ligase subunit alpha encodes MEGLDINLEEVLSRVMKISDLNDLQEEKSRLIGKQGLITSLMKKLKEIPPENRREFGKIVNDYKESIEEALNSRRSELEVLAKRGREESERLDYTIPGKKRDIGSLHLITQIMEEVQSIWVSMGFEVTTGPEIETTYYNFEALNTPEWHPARDMQDTFYLQDGRLLRTHTSPVQIRTMESRKPPLAIFAPGTCYRKDTPDATHLPMFHQFEILFVDKGVSVSHLKGALDHFAKRLFGEDRKIRLRPSFFPFTEPSFEVDVSCGICGGLGCRSCGGSGWLEILGAGMVHPNVFRNVGFDPEIWSGFAAGTGLERIAMLKYDLEDIRDLLRNDRRFLRGYRRAVI; translated from the coding sequence ATGGAAGGACTCGATATTAATCTGGAAGAAGTCCTAAGCAGGGTAATGAAGATTTCCGACCTGAATGATCTTCAGGAAGAGAAATCACGACTGATTGGGAAGCAGGGATTGATTACCTCCCTTATGAAGAAGCTGAAAGAGATTCCTCCCGAAAACCGAAGAGAATTCGGAAAAATCGTAAATGATTACAAGGAATCTATTGAAGAGGCTCTGAACTCCCGTAGAAGCGAGCTTGAAGTACTGGCAAAGAGAGGGCGAGAGGAATCCGAGAGACTTGACTATACAATTCCTGGCAAAAAGAGGGATATAGGCTCTCTTCACCTGATAACACAGATAATGGAGGAAGTGCAAAGCATCTGGGTTAGCATGGGTTTCGAAGTAACTACGGGCCCAGAGATAGAGACGACATACTATAACTTTGAGGCGCTGAATACTCCCGAGTGGCATCCGGCAAGGGACATGCAGGATACCTTCTATCTCCAAGACGGCAGACTTCTAAGAACTCACACTTCGCCCGTGCAGATCAGGACAATGGAGTCGAGAAAGCCGCCTCTTGCTATTTTCGCGCCAGGAACCTGTTACAGAAAGGATACTCCCGATGCGACTCACCTTCCGATGTTTCACCAGTTTGAAATCCTTTTCGTTGATAAGGGTGTCTCTGTTAGCCACTTAAAGGGTGCTCTTGATCATTTCGCAAAGAGGCTTTTTGGTGAGGACAGAAAGATACGGTTGCGACCAAGCTTCTTTCCCTTTACCGAGCCCAGTTTCGAAGTAGATGTAAGCTGCGGAATATGCGGAGGATTGGGATGTAGAAGTTGCGGTGGAAGTGGATGGCTTGAAATCTTGGGAGCTGGAATGGTTCATCCGAATGTTTTCAGGAACGTCGGGTTCGATCCGGAAATATGGAGTGGTTTTGCAGCCGGGACCGGTCTGGAGAGAATTGCGATGCTGAAGTATGACCTTGAAGACATCAGAGATCTTCTTCGA
- a CDS encoding Fur family transcriptional regulator, translated as MEIKDTIDLLKSRGYRITPQRVAIIRILKDHEGHPGADEVFRYAIQQYPNISMATVYNLMEVLEKEGIIGAIAVSKNSRPYDSNIKPHGHFICDSCRKVFDIPSNYYQACAKGLPPELADFEVNSLELIYKGLCSDCKHTK; from the coding sequence ATGGAAATCAAAGACACGATAGATCTTCTAAAAAGCAGGGGTTACAGAATCACTCCTCAGAGAGTGGCGATTATAAGGATCCTCAAGGATCATGAAGGTCATCCGGGAGCTGATGAGGTTTTCAGGTATGCAATACAGCAATATCCAAATATATCTATGGCTACAGTTTACAACTTAATGGAAGTCCTCGAAAAGGAAGGGATTATTGGGGCTATTGCAGTTTCAAAGAACTCGAGGCCGTATGATTCCAATATCAAACCACATGGCCACTTTATCTGTGATTCCTGTCGGAAAGTCTTCGATATTCCTTCGAATTACTACCAAGCCTGCGCGAAAGGACTTCCTCCTGAACTGGCTGACTTCGAGGTAAACTCTCTCGAACTTATCTACAAGGGGCTATGTTCAGACTGCAAGCATACGAAATAA